One genomic segment of Flavobacteriaceae bacterium includes these proteins:
- a CDS encoding EamA family transporter: MLISAASFSLLSAFVKYLTYFNAYQLVFFRSLGTLILTSIYLRYFRIPYFGKKKVLLIIRGFVGVISMTLFFMALKYLTLGSAITLRYLAPIFATIFAAFLLKEKSKPAQWLFFIIAFSGVLVLKGFDSLISNFGLLLALASAIFSGSVYVIIRKIGKTEHPVVIINYFMGIATIFGGLLCIPYWKTPIHTEWLVLCSLGIFGFFGQLFMTKAFQIAKTNRVAPLKYIEVIFTALLGIFWLGEIYTIGNIVGILLILVGLTFNFFYKPR, from the coding sequence ATGCTCATAAGCGCTGCGAGTTTCTCGTTATTGAGTGCATTTGTAAAATACCTGACATATTTTAATGCCTATCAGCTTGTTTTTTTTCGTTCATTAGGTACACTAATTTTAACTTCAATATATCTTAGGTATTTTAGGATTCCTTATTTCGGCAAAAAGAAAGTACTACTTATTATTAGAGGTTTTGTAGGAGTAATATCTATGACCCTCTTTTTTATGGCACTAAAATATTTGACTTTAGGGTCTGCCATTACCTTGCGCTATTTGGCACCTATTTTTGCGACTATATTTGCTGCCTTTTTACTAAAAGAAAAGAGTAAGCCAGCACAATGGTTATTTTTTATAATTGCCTTTTCTGGTGTATTGGTTTTAAAGGGGTTTGACTCATTAATAAGCAATTTCGGATTGTTATTAGCTTTAGCTTCAGCAATTTTTAGTGGTTCGGTATATGTGATTATTCGTAAGATTGGAAAAACTGAACATCCAGTTGTAATAATAAACTACTTTATGGGAATTGCTACTATATTTGGAGGTCTTTTATGCATTCCGTATTGGAAAACGCCTATTCATACAGAATGGTTAGTACTTTGTAGTCTAGGGATTTTTGGTTTTTTTGGACAGCTGTTTATGACAAAAGCTTTTCAAATTGCGAAAACAAACAGAGTAGCTCCGCTAAAATATATAGAAGTTATTTTTACTGCTTTGCTAGGAATTTTTTGGCTTGGAGAAATTTACACAATAGGGAATATTGTGGGTATTCTTTTAATTTTAGTAGGATTAACGTTTAATTTCTTCTATAAACCTAGATGA
- a CDS encoding helix-turn-helix domain-containing protein has translation MNPDFNIKNYVVYGKEDYTLPSYFINVESIKKTAKAFHGHIKPHVHSNLFQVLYIKSGKGFFKSDQTYIEVNGPCIITVPEYTLHELYFNEDTEYDGKVITLANYLLDQLLNELPNGLLKLTDSINFVNEIGDYSKNNYFIKKINSYLPINSSRGRIAANSYLSLLFLKLLEYDNLSTVVQKKIKNKSYLYFRKFQQNIKETHSISKTISEYADNLRITPTHLNRICKSNVGLAASQVIQNFILLEAKRNLNYTSHTISEISHILNFNDLGYFCRFFKKHTGKTPKAYRQSQDEASNK, from the coding sequence ATGAATCCGGATTTTAATATTAAAAACTATGTAGTTTATGGAAAAGAAGATTATACCTTACCTTCTTATTTTATTAATGTAGAATCTATTAAAAAAACAGCGAAAGCATTTCATGGACATATAAAACCTCATGTACATTCAAACTTATTCCAAGTGCTGTATATTAAATCGGGAAAGGGGTTTTTTAAATCTGATCAAACTTATATTGAGGTTAATGGCCCTTGCATTATAACCGTTCCAGAATACACACTTCATGAACTCTATTTTAATGAAGATACTGAATATGACGGAAAAGTAATTACGTTGGCAAATTATTTATTGGATCAACTGTTAAATGAGTTGCCAAATGGTTTATTGAAACTTACTGACAGTATTAATTTTGTAAACGAAATAGGAGATTATAGTAAAAATAATTATTTTATAAAAAAAATTAATTCTTATTTACCTATCAATAGCTCCAGAGGAAGGATAGCTGCTAATTCTTACTTAAGTTTATTATTTTTAAAGTTATTGGAATACGATAATTTAAGTACAGTTGTACAAAAGAAAATAAAAAATAAAAGTTATTTATATTTTAGGAAATTTCAGCAAAATATAAAAGAAACGCATTCTATTTCTAAAACAATTTCTGAATATGCAGATAACCTTAGAATTACACCCACACACCTTAATAGAATTTGTAAATCGAATGTGGGTTTAGCCGCTTCTCAAGTCATTCAAAATTTTATTTTACTAGAAGCAAAACGTAATTTAAATTATACTTCTCATACCATTTCTGAGATATCTCATATATTAAATTTTAATGATTTGGGTTATTTTTGTCGATTTTTTAAAAAACATACAGGAAAAACTCCAAAAGCTTATAGACAATCTCAAGATGAGGCTTCGAATAAATAA
- a CDS encoding IS3 family transposase (programmed frameshift), with the protein MKRRKYSKEFKIKAVELSNVRGNTKQIAMELGISADLIYRWRRELEQRPDLAFSGNGVKQLTEDQKELERLRKQLKDVNMERDNLKKGREHLLQERSEVLKFIKDYSREYPVGKMCKIFKISRNSYYRSKNYVPSDRDGKNRMLLSEIHRICERSKSTYGSPRITEELKAKGFKVSRSRVARLMKKHGIKAVRKKKFVVTTDSKHQYPVADNVLDRDFKATAAAQKWVSDITYLKTAQGWLYLTVIIDLFDRKVIGWSLSNGLKARQTIIAAWRMAVNNRMPCEGMIFHSDRGVQYASHAFVNILKSYHVTPSMSRKGNCWDNAVAESFFKTIKTELMIDNKFISNKSLQIKVFEYIETWYNRYRRHSALGYKNIIEFEKLYQIKNVA; encoded by the exons ATGAAACGAAGAAAATACAGTAAAGAGTTTAAAATTAAAGCAGTAGAATTAAGCAATGTACGAGGTAACACAAAGCAGATTGCCATGGAATTGGGAATCAGTGCAGATCTTATTTACAGATGGCGTAGAGAATTAGAACAGCGTCCTGATTTAGCTTTTAGCGGTAATGGCGTCAAACAACTCACAGAAGATCAGAAAGAGTTAGAGCGATTACGTAAACAGCTCAAGGATGTTAACATGGAGCGGGATA ATCTTAAAAAAGGCCGTGAGCATCTTCTCCAAGAGCGATCGGAAGTATTGAAATTTATCAAAGATTACAGTAGAGAATATCCGGTTGGGAAGATGTGTAAAATTTTTAAAATTAGTAGAAACAGTTATTACAGGAGTAAGAATTATGTTCCATCAGATAGAGATGGAAAAAATCGTATGCTACTCTCTGAGATTCACCGTATCTGTGAGCGAAGTAAATCTACTTATGGAAGTCCTAGAATTACAGAGGAACTCAAAGCTAAAGGGTTTAAAGTATCTAGGTCTAGGGTAGCACGATTGATGAAAAAACACGGGATTAAAGCAGTTCGTAAAAAGAAATTTGTTGTCACGACAGATTCTAAGCATCAATATCCAGTAGCTGATAATGTATTGGATAGAGATTTTAAAGCTACCGCTGCTGCACAGAAATGGGTTTCTGATATTACCTATTTAAAGACTGCACAAGGATGGCTGTACTTAACGGTAATTATTGACCTGTTTGATCGTAAAGTCATTGGTTGGTCTTTGAGCAATGGACTCAAAGCAAGACAAACTATCATTGCTGCATGGAGAATGGCTGTAAACAACAGAATGCCTTGTGAAGGTATGATTTTTCATTCTGATCGAGGTGTACAATACGCATCTCATGCGTTTGTTAATATCCTTAAAAGTTATCATGTAACACCCAGTATGAGTAGAAAAGGAAACTGTTGGGATAATGCAGTAGCTGAATCTTTTTTTAAAACAATCAAAACAGAACTAATGATAGACAATAAGTTTATATCCAACAAAAGTCTTCAAATTAAAGTCTTTGAATACATAGAAACTTGGTACAACAGATACAGAAGACATTCTGCTCTTGGTTACAAAAATATCATCGAATTTGAAAAATTATATCAAATCAAAAATGTAGCTTAA